The Kutzneria kofuensis genome includes the window CCTGCTGTCCAAGGAGAGCAACAGCTACTGGAACCAGCGGGTCGGCCAGATCCCGGCCAACACCGACGTGTACGGGGACGCCTGGCTGCGGGCCGACGCGCCGGTCGAGATGGCGCTCGGCGTGCTGCGGGCCAAGGACACCGTGCTGGCGTCCGCGCCGTTCGCGCTGCCGCAGTTCTCCGCCATCACCAAGGCCGACAGCGAGCCGCTGTACCAGAAGGTGTTGCTCGGCACCATGTCCGCCGACGACTTCCTGCGCAAGCTGGCCGACGAGCTGACCGCCGCCGAGCGGGACTGGCGTTCGCACAACGGATAGGAGCAACCGTCGATGCTGATCGATGCAGTGGCCGTGCGGGTCTTCACCACGACGGCGCGCACCGCCGTCGACGAGGCCGGACATCGCCATCCCGCCCCGGAGCACGAGGTCACGGCCGCGCTGTTGGAGATCACCGACCAGGACGGCAACGCCGGCTACTGCCCGGTGCAGCCGGACCACCTGCGGGAGCCGGTGCTGGCCGGGCACATCCGGCCCACCGTGGTCGGCCGCGACCCCTGGCAGCGGGAACGCCTGTGGCAGGCGCTGTCCCGCCGGCAGCGCGGCGCGCACGGCGGCCTCACCGACCGGGCGCTCGGCTACGTGGACCAGGCCCTGTGGGATCTGCTCGGGCGGCGCGTCGGGCTGCCCGTGTGGAAGCTGCTCGGCGGCGCTCGCGACCGCGTGCCGGCGTACGCCAGCACGATGTGCGGCGACGAGATCCCCGGCGGCCTGAGCTGCCCGGAGGACTACGCGGCGTTCGCCGAGCAGCTGGCCAAGCGCGGCTACCGCGGCATCAAGCTGCACACCTGGATGCCGCCGGTGCCCTTCGCGCCGGACGTCCGGCTGGACATCCGGACCTGCGCGGCGGTCCGCGAGGCCGTCGGCCCGGACATCGCGTTGATGCTGGACGCCAACCACTGGTACCGCCGGACCGAGGCACTCGAACTGGGGCGGGCCCTGGAGAAGCTGGACTTCGCCTGGTACGAGGAGCCGATGGACGAGG containing:
- a CDS encoding enolase C-terminal domain-like protein; translated protein: MLIDAVAVRVFTTTARTAVDEAGHRHPAPEHEVTAALLEITDQDGNAGYCPVQPDHLREPVLAGHIRPTVVGRDPWQRERLWQALSRRQRGAHGGLTDRALGYVDQALWDLLGRRVGLPVWKLLGGARDRVPAYASTMCGDEIPGGLSCPEDYAAFAEQLAKRGYRGIKLHTWMPPVPFAPDVRLDIRTCAAVREAVGPDIALMLDANHWYRRTEALELGRALEKLDFAWYEEPMDEASISSYRWLADQLAVPVIGPETAAGKHFARAEWISAGACDILRAGVDDCGGIGATLKAVHLAEAFNIDCEIHGNGSGNLAVLGATESGRWYERGLLHPHVDFDEPPPHRHTIVDTMDADGIVTMPSAPGLGDDWNFDYISEHTVDVW